The nucleotide window ATACGCTGCGGAGTACTACTTCTTTTGCACGCAAAAGGTAGGCCGAGGAATATACTCGACCTAACCTTCGTTTTCAAGTAAAAATTTCTGCTAATTAGCCTTGGCGCTGTTTGTGCTTTGGCTCACTGCAAATCACGCGAACGACACCGTTACGCTTGATTACTTTACAGTTACGGCAGATTTTTTTAACGGAAGCACGAACTTTCATTGCTAAACTCCGTAAATGAAACTGAGTCTACCACCGAATTAACGGCCGTAGCCTTTCAGATTCGCTTTCTTCAACACAGAATCATACTGTTGAGACATCATATGAGTCTGTACCTGTGCCATAAAGTCCATAATTACAACCACTACGATGAGTAGTGATGTACCGCCGAAGTAGAAACGTACGTTCCACGCGACCATCATGAACTCGGGAATCAGACAGATAAAGGTAATGTACAGTGCACCAGCAAGGGTTAGACGTGTCATTACTTTATCGATGTATTTCGCTGTCTGCTCGCCTGGGCGGATACCGGGTACGAATGCACCAGACTTCTTCAAGTTATCTGCTGTTTCACGAGGGTTGAAAACCAACGCTGTGTAGAAGAAACAGAAGAAGATAATAGCTGCTGCATAAAGCATTACATACAGCGGTTGACCTGGGCTAAGAGCCAAAGACACGTCAGTTAACCAACCGAACGCGCTGCTCTCACCGTTCTGACCAAACCACTGAGCCAGTGTTCCTGGGAACAGGATAATGCTTGATGCGAAAATCGCTGGAATAACACCTGCCATATTAATTTTAAGTGGCAGATGCGAGCTTTGTGCAGCAAATACTTTACGACCTTGTTGACGCTTCGCGTAGTTAACAACGATTCGACGTTGACCACGCTCCATGAAAACAACGAAGTAAATAACTGCAAAAGACAATACCGCGATTAGCAACAGAAGAAGTACATGCAATTCACCTTGACGCGCTTGCTCGATTGTTTGACCGATTGCAGAAGGCAATCCAGCAACAATACCTGCAAAAATCAGTAACGAAATACCGTTACCAATTCCACGCTCTGTAATTTGTTCACCTAACCACATTAAGAACATGGTGCCGGTTACTAAACTTACGGTAGCAATAAGCGTAA belongs to Vibrio sp. STUT-A11 and includes:
- the rpmJ gene encoding 50S ribosomal protein L36; translation: MKVRASVKKICRNCKVIKRNGVVRVICSEPKHKQRQG
- the secY gene encoding preprotein translocase subunit SecY, translated to MAKKPGQDFRSAQSGLSELKSRLLFVIGALLVFRAGSFVPIPGIDAAVLAELFDQQKGTIVEMFNMFSGGALERASILALGIMPYISASIVVQLLTVVHPALAELKKEGEAGRRKISQYTRYGTLVLATFQAIGIATGLPNMVDNLVVINQTMFTLIATVSLVTGTMFLMWLGEQITERGIGNGISLLIFAGIVAGLPSAIGQTIEQARQGELHVLLLLLIAVLSFAVIYFVVFMERGQRRIVVNYAKRQQGRKVFAAQSSHLPLKINMAGVIPAIFASSIILFPGTLAQWFGQNGESSAFGWLTDVSLALSPGQPLYVMLYAAAIIFFCFFYTALVFNPRETADNLKKSGAFVPGIRPGEQTAKYIDKVMTRLTLAGALYITFICLIPEFMMVAWNVRFYFGGTSLLIVVVVIMDFMAQVQTHMMSQQYDSVLKKANLKGYGR